In Candidatus Hydrogenedentota bacterium, the genomic stretch GAGCAGGAACAGTCCCTGCACGAAGAGAAACACCGGGGCCAACGCATGCACCCACGGCAGCAGCGCGTTAACGGTCAGATTCATCCCCCACCACTTCCACGAACGGCGCACCATAACGGGGCCGTCGATGGGTCCATCATAGACCCCCCGGAGCAACGCGTAGGACGCGACCAGAACCAGCAGATAGAAGAGCGCGTAACTGCGTACTTCCTGCCCGAACCAGATGAACTGCGGTGACAAGGCCATGCACAATGCCGCGATGAGGCCCGCCGTGCGCCCGAACAAATAACGTCCGACCCGACAAATCATGAACACACTGAGAACACTGAAGAAGATGGGAAGAAGCCGGAGAACGGGCAACGAGAACCCAACGTAGTGGGCCCAGTAGTACTGGAGCACATAATAGAATGGCGAGACGGCGTGCTCTGGGATGATCATCTGGATCAGGCGGAAATTCGTGGCGAGGTCGGGCGCCTGCAACTGCGCCGTGATTGCATACTCGTCCCCCCAAAGGGATTGCTCTTCAAGACGGTACAGGCGCAGCGCCGCCGCAAGCGCGATAATGGCCAACAGCGCAAGACGGTGCGCATTCCCACGCGATGCACCATGGACGTTCGACATTATCCTGGCGTCCTGACCCGCCGGGGCCGTGCATGCCCGGCATAGCAATTAGAACATGCGAAGATACGCGGACGTTCCCGGTGCGCGAGAGGAATCGAGCTAGCCGCTCGCGGAGCCGAGTTCGTCGTCCATCCCGGTCTCCAATTCCCCGGTCATTACGTGCGCCAGAAAATGATAATTGCCGGGGCCCAGGGTCTTTTCCAGGTGATTCATGATTCGGTTGACGTTATCGTGCGGCCCGCTGACATAGAAGGGCTTGCCATCCTTGCCAAACTCGATATGAGCGTCGAAGGTAATCGCGTCGCGCGGTTCCAGGACCAATTGCGCCTGCGCAAAGTCGCGATGCGGCTCAAAGCCGATGGCCTTTGCATAGTCCCGCGCCCCGTAGATGATTTGATGGGCCAGCGAAGAAGAACAGGTAGTGAAGCCCTGATTACTTCTGCGAAACCTGTCCTTGAATTCCGCATAATCAGAATGGGTCGCATTTCCCCTCCAAAAGGCGTCCTTGACGCCGAGGCAACCCAGGTCCACCAGATACACCCCGTACAAGACCAGGTGCTCGGTCTGAGCGCGCGCGACGACGATGCGCGCAATCAGGTCTTCCCGCCAGTTTTCGTTGAGGAAACATTCGAGAATCGGGTATTTGCGCGCGCTTCGCAACAGGGTCCGGTCCATGCCACCCGCCCCGCTCACGTGTGTGCGCTTCTTTTTCACCTTCTCTTTGCGCCGTTTCTTGAGCAGTTTTTCCTGACGCCGCCGTTGGTCCCTGGGCATAGCGCATCCTTCCTTATTCCGCTTGTACCTCGCGGTCCACGATGACACAATGGACGCCAGCGCTTCGCATCTTGTCACGCGATGCGCTGGACGAGTTCTTCCAGGAATACCCGCGCTTTGCGCGCTTCTTCGAGGAGTTGCGGCAACTCGCCGGGAGCCAGCGTTTCGACCACTAGCGGCCCGGCGGTGAACCCGCCCTTTTTGAGGCGCGCCATGACCTTCTCGAAATCGACAAGGCCCGTGCCGGGGGTCAGCATGACGTCCTTCGGCGCGCGAAAATCCTTGACCGACATGCCCACCACGAGCCCATCGACGGTGGCGGCATCGTCCACAGGATCCAATTGGCCGTCGGAGTAGTAGAAGATGTTGCCGGGGTCGTACCAGAGCCGGAAGTTTTTGTGCCCGACCTGCTCGATGATTCCGCGGCACTGCGGCCCCGTGGCATTCAATCCGCCGTGCGGCTTCACGCTGACNNNNNNNNNNNNNNNNNNNNNNNNNNNNNNNNNNNNNNNNNNNNNNNNNNNNNNNNNNNNNNNNNNNNNNNNNNNNNNNNNNNNNNNNNNNNNNNNNNNNCGTCGGAGTAGTAGAAGATGTTGCCGGGGTCGTACCAGAGCCGGAAGTTTTTGTGCCCGACCTGCTCGATGATTCCGCGGCACTGCGGCCCCGTGGCATTCAATCCGCCGTGCGGCTTCACGCTGACCCCGATGCCCTTTTCCGCCGCGTAGTCGCAACATGCCTTGATGGCCTCGTAGTAAAGCCCCTGCACGGCCGGGTCCCCCACGCCCCCCATCATCAAGTTCTTTGCGCCCACCGTGGCGCAGTTGTCGACCAGCTTCTTCATCCCCGCGATGCCCGCCTCCAGCGATTGCGTCACGGGGATATCGCCGCCATAGACGGACGGAACCGCAAGCTTGCGTTCCTTGCACGCTTCCGCGACCGCCTGCGCCTCTTCGGGCGTGGTCTGCACCGAGATGACAAGATGTGTGGGCGAGTTGGTCGTCATGAGCCCGGCGTAGTGGAATCCCGCCTCGGCGATGGCGTCCAGCGCCACTCGGTAGTCGTACTTGTCCCACGGCCGCGTATAACAGCCGATGTGCCAATCCTCAGGCGCGGCGCCGGCGTTTCGGGAGGCGAGCAATACACATGCCAAGGG encodes the following:
- a CDS encoding sugar phosphate isomerase/epimerase, which gives rise to MSIRHASTRREFFRQTALMSPLACVLLASRNAGAAPEDWHIGCYTRPWDKYDYRVALDAIAEAGFHYAGLMTTNSPTHLVISVQTTPEEAQAVAEACKERKLAVPSVYGGDIPVTQSLEAGIAGMKKLVDNCATVGAKNLMMGGVGDPAVQGLYYEAIKACCDYAAEKGIGVSVKPHGGLNATGPQCRGIIEQVGHKNFRLWYDPGNIFYYSD
- a CDS encoding sugar phosphate isomerase/epimerase, which gives rise to VSVKPHGGLNATGPQCRGIIEQVGHKNFRLWYDPGNIFYYSDGQLDPVDDAATVDGLVVGMSVKDFRAPKDVMLTPGTGLVDFEKVMARLKKGGFTAGPLVVETLAPGELPQLLEEARKARVFLEELVQRIA